Part of the Labrenzia sp. PHM005 genome is shown below.
CATTTGCCAGATCTTGCTGAGCCTTTTCCCAAGTCGCGTGAAGCTCGGCAGTGAGCTGTTCGCCTTTTTCTGTCAAAACAGGCACGACCTTCCTGCCTCCGCTTTTGCGGCGCGCGATCAAGCCGGCTGCTTCAAGGGGTTTAAGATTGCGGGCGAGGGTAGACCGGTCGATCCCGATGTAGCGGGCAATGTCGGAGGATGAGAGAGAATCGCCACTGGCAATCACCGCCAGTAACTGCGCCTGAGTAATCTCTAGCCCGTAGGGCGCTAGATAGCGGTTGAAATGCCGGGTGAGCAGATTCGCTGTTCGCCGGACGGTGTGTCCCAAACAGGTCTGGCCCATCTGATAGAAATCGATGCCGTCCAAAGAATGTGTCATTTGTTGTAGCTACAACATAATTAGTAATGCGGCAAGCGGGTTCTTTTTTTGCCAACAAAACCGTTGTTTCCAGAGATTGCGTGAAGTGCGGATCGAAGATCTGAAATTCGAGGGATTGTATCCGTGTAAATGTAAGTGTTTGTTCGAAGGTGTTGAAGATTCGACATTTTGGAGCCGGGGAGGGGCGCAATGATAGGTCTTGTGGAGCAGGTCGGGCTGGCACTGATGCTTTTCATCATCATGTTGGGAATGGGGGCGACGATCCGTGTCAATCACTTGCGGATGGTGCTCGCGAGGCCTTTGCCGCTTCTAATTGGTTTGATCAGTCAGTATGGATTGATGCCAGTCATCGCTCTTGGGCTTGCGATCTTTTTTGAGTTGCCAACCGCAATTGCGTTCAGCCTTATTATGGTTGGTGCGACGCCAGGTGGCACGACCTCAAATCTCTTTACCTATTATGCAAAAGGTGATGTTGCGCTGAGCGTCAGCATGACGGTTGCCTCGACGCTTGCGGCCGTTGTCCTCATGCCACTGGCAATTTGGATTTATGCAGGCGGTTACACATCTGCCGACTTGCAGGTGCCGTTCTCCAGCATCATAGCGACTTTGCTCTTTGTGATGGTGCCGGTCGCTATCGGGATGGTCATCCTTTCAAAAAGTGTTGCCGCCGCCCGCCGATTGGAAAGGGCGAGCAGCGTTGTCGGGATTCTGCTTATCTCCGGACTGATCATCAAGTTTCTCATTCAGAACCGCGAGATGTTTCTTGGAACACCCTATGAGGTCATTCTGTCTGCTATTCTGTTGGGCCTGATCGGGTTCTTTTTTGGATATATGGTCGCCTGGATCACGGGTTTGTCCCCGGTAATCCGCAGAACCATTTCGATGGAAACCGGGATTCAGAACACGCCCCTAACTGTGGCTCTCATATCCTTGAGCTTTCCGACAGGCGCTCAGCAGGACGAGATGCTTCTTCTGCCGGCGTTTTATGCCTTCTTTATTGTTATGACCGCAATGGTTGTCGCCATGGTTTATAGGGCGTTTGCAAAAGGTCTTTGATCGAGGAGAGTGGCCTTCGCTGCTGCGCTTCGTTTTATGGCGGTCTGTATCAATTGGAATCTCAAAGCCATTTTTGTGGAGCGGTCTCCCCGTTTTGACTGCAAATCACGTTGAAGGGGCGGGGCGAGAACGGTTCTTTATATAAATGAAGTTCGAGACGCCTGCGCCTTCTGAGTTGTCCACAGGGAGCGGCTGGTTCCGGAAAGTGACTGCAAAGACTGAGGCTTTTGGCCGTTTTTGCGGTCGCGTGCTTTGAGCTCAAGCGCTGGAAATGGCGGGTACTGGGCAGGTTCTGCGGCCGGGTTTTTGGTGCGATGCGGATTTTGTTCGTTTCTTTTCAAAAACGTCGTTGACAGGTCAGGTCCCTATCTGCATAACACGCGCCACGGGATTGCTCGCCCCTCGCGGACGGGCTTTCCGGTCAAGCCATCCTGATCGCTTCGGCGTGAAGCAAGACGAGATGGAGGAGTGCCCGAGCGGCTAAAGGGGACGGACTGTAAATCCGTTGGCTATGCCTACGTTGGTTCGAATCCAACCTCCTCCACCATCGTCTGGTTTCGCAATTAAGTGCGGGTGTAGCTCAATGGTAGAGCAGCAGCCTTCCAAGCTGACGACGAGGGTTCGATTCCCTTCACCCGCTCCATCATGGGTGCTGATCGGAGTGTCCGGGACGGAAGGTATTTTCGCACCGGAAATCCTGAAAGAATATATAGGGAAGTTGTTCGTCGCTCGCGGCTCTGTCCAAGGCGCCGGATTGCGGCCCAAATCGAGCCTTTATCGACCGAACGACTATTGGACAGAGAGCGACGCCGATGGCGAAGGAAAAGTTTGAGCGCAATAAGCCGCACGTTAACATTGGCACGATTGGCCACGTTGACCACGGCAAGACGACGCTGACCGCTGCAATCACCATGACGCTTGCAGAAGCTGGTGGTGCAGAAGCAAAAGCCTATGATGAGATTGACGGTGCGCCTGAAGAAAAGGCACGCGGCATCACCATCTCCACGGCGCACGTTGAGTATGAGACGGAAAACCGTCACTACGCTCACGTTGACTGCCCGGGCCACGCCGACTACGTGAAGAACATGATCACCGGTGCTGCGCAGATGGACGGCGCGATCCTGGTGTGTTCAGCAGCAGACGGCCCGATGCCGCAGACCCGTGAGCACATCCTGCTTGCGCGTCAGGTTGGCGTTCCGGCTCTGGTTGTTTTCATGAACAAGGTTGACCAGGTCGACGACGAAGAGCTTCTCGAGC
Proteins encoded:
- a CDS encoding bile acid:sodium symporter family protein — protein: MIGLVEQVGLALMLFIIMLGMGATIRVNHLRMVLARPLPLLIGLISQYGLMPVIALGLAIFFELPTAIAFSLIMVGATPGGTTSNLFTYYAKGDVALSVSMTVASTLAAVVLMPLAIWIYAGGYTSADLQVPFSSIIATLLFVMVPVAIGMVILSKSVAAARRLERASSVVGILLISGLIIKFLIQNREMFLGTPYEVILSAILLGLIGFFFGYMVAWITGLSPVIRRTISMETGIQNTPLTVALISLSFPTGAQQDEMLLLPAFYAFFIVMTAMVVAMVYRAFAKGL
- a CDS encoding MarR family winged helix-turn-helix transcriptional regulator codes for the protein MTHSLDGIDFYQMGQTCLGHTVRRTANLLTRHFNRYLAPYGLEITQAQLLAVIASGDSLSSSDIARYIGIDRSTLARNLKPLEAAGLIARRKSGGRKVVPVLTEKGEQLTAELHATWEKAQQDLANELGEETAEAIRGHLSALRRTVKHLEQTDPDKNAPPKNTAHRSTSS